The following nucleotide sequence is from Raphanus sativus cultivar WK10039 unplaced genomic scaffold, ASM80110v3 Scaffold3091, whole genome shotgun sequence.
GAGTTGTTTCTACCGAAATCGTATATTTCGACTAGACCATTGCTACTaccctttttcttctttttttatgtgTAACATTTaaacttattattatttgctactctttgtcttttatgttttttacggttttatttgatgttttaattttataaacacataaaacaataaaaatatttttttatattaatttttcgATTTTCAGTATATATCGGTGATTATTAGTAATAATAATCTATtttcttacataatttttgATTGGTATTTCTATTCAGTCATCATGGTATTTTGAatagtatattaatatatttattttctaataatactttatttttaattattttaaaaataatattaattgtagTTAATTGAAACATATAGAACTGTAAAGTCTCTAAATTGTGTATATTGGGGGTTCTAATGGATGGAGGTGGTCTAAGCATCCACCAACCTATATAGTCCGATCCAAAAACACTCATCGTACAAAATGTATCACAAATCAGCCAAACACGTTTGCAAATAATCTTTGAGTATCCACTATCGGTGTCGCCTATAAATTTATTCATATCATTATTGAGAGCATGGTATAACACTTGAATGATGATACATAGATGATAGATCAGTTCATTTTCAATTCAAACGTGAACTTTGACAGGGTACTTTGAAATGTTACTTCCTTtcaattcaaaattattaattccAAATTCATCCTTAACCTACAAATGGAAGACACAAACGACATTCTCTAATTAGTTGAATAACTCGGCAAGTGTATAACAGGTGTTAAACCGACCATACAATTATGTAACGTTGGTCTACGAAACACATCAATAACCATGATCGGAGAACAAAACTAACATTATATAGTTACGTTTAATACAATATTCAATGATTAAACCAAATCTACAAATGAAAGCATTTAACCGGCCATGCAAATAATTTGAATGTTACTAATACGATCTTGGGGAAGATTCTTTAGTTATAATAAATGATTGTTCTAAAAATTGAACATATTAATTCTTAATATTCCGAATGAAGTGTATATACACCAAATATTTCCAAAATGTTTAAGATCTTTGTTTGAATTTACAGaccatataaattttgttttggaaaAGAATAAACTGTGtggtaaatattaaaacatactAATTTGTCAGATTCATAAACTCAAGATTGATAGAGACAACCACAGTTGCATATAAGAGCTGGACGTTCCTAGATTGGAGTGTTAATTAAATTTGGTTTATTATAATGAATTTTTGTGGTTTGGTTTACTCTTATCGgttcagttttttattttatttcgcatcccttctttttttttttaattgtaaaatgacaAAATTACAAGATTTTGTGTTTCCAATAAAAGGGAACATTAAGTTCAAATTAAACCACCACCGGTTAACCTAATTCCAAAgcggtatatatatatatatatatttttttttttttaaaagcggTATATATTGCAACTCTCGAGAAACAAAAACcaagaaaatcaaaatcaattgAACTTTCGCTCGCTCTCCGTCGTCTCTCCGACTTGGTCACTCTGGTAGCTTTCCATTCTTCGCTCGAATCATCATCACTCTGGATTCTTCACTTGCATCATGGTGAGTAGTTTTGATTTGGATCGcatctgtttctgtttcttttttggCGAGATCTGATTTTCAATCGCgatctcaattttttttgcaGTCGAGTGTTGATAACATCTTCGCTCCAGAGAGGATTAGCATACAGTGCTATCTTTGGCGCTGTGAGATACCGGTTCACGACTATTGCTCAGACTCCCATCGTGAGCTTGCCGTAAACGGAGAAGGAATCGGAAACGCAATCACTTTCATCGATGGGAAGAAAGATCCAGAAATCTTTGAGATGTCTCGAAAGATTTTGTTGTCAAAGAGGCGAAGAAAACATTGTGGTGTCCCTCATGTAGCTGCAAGCGATATTTGCAGTAACCCGTGGGAACAGGGGAGAGTCTTTTGGAGGGAGCTTGAACCTGATGAAACCAAAAGATCATGGCTTTTTATCTCTGAAAAAGATCCCGAGGGTTTTGGAATCATGTGGCTACCGGTTCACCGTCCCATAGACCTTCCAGGTGGATGCGTTTGTCAGAAGTACTGGCTACAACCTGATTACATCCAAGCGAGTGGCTCCTTTCGCCTGCTGAGGATAACGGATTGCTTTGAGCGTTTCAACAAAGCTGTCTACTGGCTTAACTTTATGTATCATAACAAGGTGGCTGATAAAGGTAAAGCAGTTACTGTGGGGGTATCATCCGAGGGGAAGCCTGCCAAACGCCAACATATGGACCCTACCCACATTGGCCTCCCAAAGGTGCTTCAGATGGACCCGAATTACCACCCTCCTCGTGGATCAACATCCCTTAAGCTCaatcaggttttttttttcttttgtttaatggTTTTTGTATTGGTGGcctttaattatattattattattattactcttGATGAATGTTTGGTTATAGGTTCAAACGGTGCCTATGATGGGATATGGCAAGCTTGTTCATACCCTTGATGGAAGCTATGTTTTGGTTAAAGGGAAGGTGGTACGTACAAGCTTCTCATTCATGTACATGTTTTGCATATATTTACAAGCTTCTCATTTTCCTGATTACTCTTGATGAATGTTTGGTTATAGGCTCAAACGCTGCCAGTGGAGGTCATCATATCTCATCTCTTGGGTATATTTGAGAAAGCTCGAGCAAAGAAATTGGAGGAGTATTTGGCTCAGGCGTCCCCTGAGTTTCTGATAGTCAGTGTCTTTTGTCTTTTCTCTCCTGCCTTTTTCAAAGAAAATGATGTATATTTTTGCATTGTGTGGTTTTGTAGGAGATGCTGGAGCTATGTGACAATCGGATGGTACTGTTTGACAAGGATAAGCGCAAGAAAGCCGAGCAAGTTCAGAAGCTTCTCTCACTTGTTGATTCCATCTCTAGAAACTGCAATAAGTAAAGGATGCTTATTATCATTGCTTTCTCAGGAGctacttgaccagaataaggaGATGCTGGAGCTATGTGACAATCGAATGCTACTGTTTGAGAAGGATAAGCGCAAGAAAGCCGTGCAAGTTCAGAAGCTTCTCTCACTTGTTGATTCCATCTCTAGAAACTGCAATGGAAAACCGTTTGCAGATGAATTGTTCCATGAGCTTCAGGTGAAACCGTTGGTTTTATTAACAGTGTCTTCCTTTAATCTCTTTTGAAGTAGAGGATGCTTATTATCATTGCTTTCTCAGGAGctacttgaccagaataaggaGGTTGAAGCGCTCAAGGGTTACGATACGATGCAGCAGGTGTACTTTCGTAAGCAAGTGGGGAACAAGGAGGGAGAGGTGAACGACAATGAGAGTGGGAAGGAGAAACAGGTCAGTGTGGCAGACTGATGGGGAAGAAGGGAGCAAAGCCGAGGTTGAAAATAGAGACTTTTCAAGTTGGGATCTTTTATATTTTCGCTATGGATAAGAGGAATAAGAGTCATGAGTTTTCCATGCTTGTACATAAGAACGCTATGAGACCTCTGTGATATTTCCTTTTGTAATCATTCCTGTACTTTGGATCCTTTTCTATTTGGATTTACACAAGGCAGGTATTGTTCAGTAAAAGGGGTGTGTTGTTCTTATACAAGAGTGacgagagagagaatgagagatTACAATAACAAACTTAACAGGTTATTCAAAGGATGAGATATATGGGTTTCAAGAAGCAAATAGAGATACCGACAGCCTTAACCGCATCACAGAGATGGTAACTCTACTTAATTATAAGTCTTTAATAGTGTTAATCTCTCATCTTCCTAAATGTTGTTTCATGTTAGCCGCAAAATATGTTAGGTTGTTTAACAGAGTTTCAACTTAGCTACAAGTTAACGTTGAAAGCATTGTGTAGCTATGCAAAATGTCCTGATGTATACCTTGATTTGTTACATGTTATTAGTGTGGTGCATGTATTCAATGTATGAGTTTTTGCTCCAAGACTTTTGGGTCATGGCTTAGTGATATACAAAAGAATACTTAGGACTTTTGGTCCAAAACTTTGGGATTATGTGCTTTGACTCAGTGATGATGATCTCTTTGAGTCCGTAGTACTTGGTCTTCTAAAACTCTTGTCAATCTGCTTATTTTGTGATGGTCTTTGTATTGTACGGTTGGCTTGTGTAACAAGTTttgagtttctttctttttgtcgCGTTCATTTTTTATTCACAGAGACATGCACAAACATTAAAGAAgcacaaaaacacaaaaaactACTGCAAACACTGAAATTGTCATTACTAGAAAAAATGTCACAGTGTAATTAACAAAACAACTTGAACATGTCCAAAGAATGACAGAAAAATAGTTGAAAAACAAAAGCCAACTCACTCGTCCCCCGGGAAACACACCGCTTATTGAGCTTCCTCTACTTCTTCTAAGTGGTCACACGTGGACACGTGGTcagttctcttcttcttctacttcttcaatggttttctccttctttttttataatctGTAATTAGGCTTTGCTCAACTGGACTTAAACCAGATGTGATGATCCAAGTACAAGGCCAAACCTGCCATCTGCATAAGTATAACTAATCAAATACAATAATACTGAGTCAAATTTTCTCATTTGGCTTGTCACTCATAGCATCACTATTGTTTTCATCATCATGCATCAAGTCTCCGTTGTTGTCAAGAAGTGGATATCTAGAAACACTCTTTTGCAAAAGCCTCTGAGACAACTTGTCTTGCTCAGCTTCATGCCATTGTCGGTGGCCAGAAACACTCTTTTGCTCGTGCCCAAGTTCTGTTACGGTGCAAGAATTGATGTCACAGCTGAAAAATGAAAACGTGGTGAGCCTAAGATGTGCAGCAGCGTATCTCCAAATGAGTGAAAACTATAGAGATGCAAATCTCATCTACCTCACCGGCGAGAGTTTCCTCAATGACAACGTTTTCGCAAATTGGGATGATTCAATCAAAGCCTTGGAGAGTTGCGACTTGCGAGCAAAACCTTATACCTCTCGCTGAAGAACTTCACATTGTCGCTTGGTGcgtcgcttttttttttttttgatatcaaGGCTTCTTATGCAGACGACACAAGTTTGTTCAATTGGCCAATCTGCATATCAGTAACTAAGAATGCTAAACGTTGGTTTAGACGGCGATTTTTAAGTTGACTAAAAAATGTATCTTATATGGCTTAGTGAATATAAGTTTGTGATTTATTTGGATTAACGAGagaagtttgtatttttttggagAATATGTGAAAGTTTGGTATATAAATGCCATTTTTCTCAATTTCAATTAATTTCAGCATATAATTAACCTAAACGAGCGTCCCATTATGAAATATAGAGTTTCTatatggttgacaaaaaaaaaaaagagtttctatatgttttctttttgcaaGGCATGAGCAAAATATACTAAAACGATTTGATATGGGAATTGTTTACAAAATTACAGTATGGATGATGATTATGATATATGGATATCACACTCCCCAATCTCGAAAATCTGTGGTAAAACCTACgaaaataaattgtttaaatGAGATTTTCTTCTGTTTATAATTAAATTCTAAGACTAAGTGATGATACATTTGAAAATGGAGACGAAATTCAACAAATATCCTATGTTCGTCCTTTGCCAGTCATgagaaaactaaattatttataatatagcAAGATTCTGTTGACATTTTTCgtatcttaaataatataaatcaacGTTGATATTTTCAGAACtagtattataaaaaaaaagatcggTGCTGTATAcagtatttatagaaaaaagaaataagtatataaattattcCCGGTGGCGCGCGGGAGTTTCACCAAGCGCACTTCAAAAGTTTAAGTCTACATTGCCGGCGATGGGTTGCATTTGCTTTAAACCTTTGCAATCTTCGTCATCTTTGTCTAATAAATCCACCCTCATCGACCAACGAGGTTAAATCTCCTCTTATACATATGCGTTGATGATGATCGAGAAACTAACgtttattgttcttttttttttcattctcaGCAGAGAATAACGATGACAATGACGGAAGCTCATGTCCTAGTTTTCGAGAGTTCAGTTTGGAACAGCTGAGAGTCGCTACAGACGGATTCTCCGCTGGGAACATCGTGTCGGAGCACAACGAGAAGGTTCCTAACATCGTCTACAAAGGGAGGCTCAAGGACGGCCGAAAGATCGCCGTAAAGCGGTTTCAGAGGCTTTCTTGGCCCGACTCTTCCAAGTTTATCGTTCGTCCTTAACCTATCTATACATACTACTGTTTGCTTTAGTTGATATGATTCTGCATAAGATTTCTCTGGTGCTTTTTTAAGGCCTGAGATTTACTGGGTCAAACAATCACGTACGGATTAAGAACATATTGATCTACATGTTTTAGATAATTACCTAAAATAAGGCAGATGATTTGTTTGGCTGTGTCCAGAACCGGCTCTGGAGGTTTAGTCTTGGCTTCATTTCTTTCCACTATATTTGACTTTTCTAGAAACATCTACTGAATGTGGCATTTTTCTATGTTCTGAACCTCTGTTGCATGGGGACTTGGTAGAGGACTGATATTGAGCTGAGCTTACTGAATATggcttttgtttttgctttcaGGAAGCAGCACAAGCAGTGGGGAGGTGTAGGAGTGAGTATATGGCCAATTTGATCGGTTGTTGCTCAAATGGTCACGAGAGGCTTCTCGTTGCTGAGTATATGCCCAATGGAACACTTGCAAAGCATCTTTTTCACTGTGAGAGATCTATCTCCAATCGGCATTAActttaccatatatatataaggagtTTCATTTGAGTCTAATTAACAACTGTAAAAAATGGTTTTTAATTTGTCAGGGGAGAAACGACCAATGAAATGGGAAATGAGGTTGAAGGTTGCGTTACATACTGCGAGAGCCTTGGACTATTGTAATAATAAAGGACTACACTTGTACCATGATCTTAACACATACAGAATATTGTTTGATAAGGTTAAAATTAAAGACTacacctcaaaaaaaaaactttatttccCTGGTTTGCAAAAACAATAATCATTATCATGACTCATTGACTCATGTAAGTGTTGCAACAGGTTGGGAATCCAAGGCTGTCTTGCTTCGGTCTCATGAAGAGTAGCAGAGAGGGGAGGAGCTACAGCACGAACTTGGCATTTGCTCCACCTGAATATTTGCGTCTAGGTATAGAAAAGAGAAAGCTTGTAGACTTCTTTACCTAAAACATTCATCAAACTTTATGTGTCACTACTTTACTAGGTATTGTAATGCCAGAGAGTGTCATATTCAGCTTTGGGACTTTGTTACTGGATCTTATGAGTGGCAGACATATTCCACCGAACCATgtaactctctctcttcttaCTCTGTGTGTCAAATCTTTTGGAAGTGAATTGGTTCTTCTTTTTTAAGTAGACTGATTAGTATAACTACAAACTCATGATTTTATAGCTAATTTTGTAATTCCAGGCACTTGATATGTTCCGTGGCAAAAACTATTTGGTGCTAATGGACTCAGCTCTGGATGGCCAGTACTCTGATGAGGACAGGACAGAACTAATCCACCTAGCTTCCCGCTGTTTGCGTTTTGAACCAGACGAGAGGCCAAGCATAAAGTTTCTTCTGATGGCTCTTTCAAGACTTGAAAAAGGAGAAGAGTTATTCCCAAACATCAAAGTGGACAAAAACCCTGTAAGTGTTTCTTCAAAGGTTCCAGAACTTTTTCAGTCTTTCCTATGTATCCATGAAACTTAATAATATGACAGACTCTACCATACACTAAACCTGCAACAAAGAAGAAGCCATTGCGCTTGACTCCTTTTGGAGAAGCATGCTGGAGAGTGGATCTAAGTGGCATACACGAACTACTGGAGAAACTCGGATATGGAGAGGATGTAGTGGTCACAAACGAGGTATAGAGAAACATAATCTCTTGATACCTCTCAATATCTCATTCTGAGGatcttacaaaaatatattgcagTTCTCATTTGAAATGTGGACGGGTCGAATGCAAGAGAATACAGATTACAAGAAGCATGGTGATGCAGCATTTCGTGCTAAGGATTTTGAAACCGCAATAGAATTCTACACAGAGGTATCCATTGAAAATAATCAAGAAACcttaatatacattttattttataaagataacGAAATGAATTTTATAAACAGTTCATGAGCGGAGCATCAGTGGTATCACCAACAGTTTTAACAAGACGGTGTCTATGTTACCTAATGTGCGATATGTTTAGTGAGGCTTTAACCGATGCAATGCAAGCTCAGCTTGCATCTCCAGAGGGTTCAACCGCTCTCCACTTGCAAGCCGCTTGTCTCTTAAAGCTTGGGATGGTAGCTGAAGCTAAAGAGGCACTTAGACATGGCTCTTCTCTTGAAGCTTTTTAGagttacaacaacaacaaaaccaaGATTAGTATAGCTTCCTTCTCTCTACATACGTGTTTAGAAATGTCAACACATTACACATAGCATGTATACTTGTTTGTTTCATTTGAGAGAATCTCTTTGATGTACCAATCAAATTTTTGTGTGCTAAAACAAGATAGTGTTTCACACTAATTAGTAGGCTTGTTCCTAAGTCATGATACAAAGGTCAACACTCAAACTCATAAGTatagaaaaaaactatttctacTAAGTCATGATACAAAGCGATTGTATTCATCGTTCTATCAAATCCAGAATCTTCCGGGACAAAGTTTCTGGTGGATAGATTGGTCGTTAGCATTTGAAAGTCCATGCATCGACGACTTAGAGTGGCGTTCCAGTGGTTCTTGATAGCGTTATCTGTTCTTCCTGGGAGGAGCTTAGCGATTACAGACCATTTGTTTCCGTGGATGCCATGTGCTGTGATGATAGCCTGATCCTCTACCtctttataaacataaaaataagaCAAAAGAAGTGTTACTGATGAAATGCTATTGAACCAGAGAATAAAATTTGACActaaaataacacaaaacttgCGGATAATCAACTACAAACAAACGAAAACTATAGCCAACCAAAGTTACTATCCTCAAATAAACCTAACTCAGAAACAAAGATCCAAAGGTTACTCTTTTCCAGGTTTATTCAGTTCACACTAAAACGGACTAGTGATTCCGCAGATCACAATACAGTATAGCATACAAGAAATCACAAGAATAAATGTTCCTCCTTTCGAACTCAAAAACAGTGATCCAAAGTTTA
It contains:
- the LOC108860074 gene encoding uncharacterized protein LOC108860074 isoform X2, with product MSSVDNIFAPERISIQCYLWRCEIPVHDYCSDSHRELAVNGEGIGNAITFIDGKKDPEIFEMSRKILLSKRRRKHCGVPHVAASDICSNPWEQGRVFWRELEPDETKRSWLFISEKDPEGFGIMWLPVHRPIDLPGGCVCQKYWLQPDYIQASGSFRLLRITDCFERFNKAVYWLNFMYHNKVADKGKAVTVGVSSEGKPAKRQHMDPTHIGLPKVLQMDPNYHPPRGSTSLKLNQVQTVPMMGYGKLVHTLDGSYVLVKGKVAQTLPVEVIISHLLGIFEKARAKKLEEYLAQASPEFLIEMLELCDNRMVLFDKDKRKKAEQELLDQNKEMLELCDNRMLLFEKDKRKKAVQELLDQNKEVEALKGYDTMQQVYFRKQVGNKEGEVNDNESGKEKQVSVAD
- the LOC108860074 gene encoding uncharacterized protein LOC108860074 isoform X1; translated protein: MSSVDNIFAPERISIQCYLWRCEIPVHDYCSDSHRELAVNGEGIGNAITFIDGKKDPEIFEMSRKILLSKRRRKHCGVPHVAASDICSNPWEQGRVFWRELEPDETKRSWLFISEKDPEGFGIMWLPVHRPIDLPGGCVCQKYWLQPDYIQASGSFRLLRITDCFERFNKAVYWLNFMYHNKVADKGKAVTVGVSSEGKPAKRQHMDPTHIGLPKVLQMDPNYHPPRGSTSLKLNQVQTVPMMGYGKLVHTLDGSYVLVKGKVAQTLPVEVIISHLLGIFEKARAKKLEEYLAQASPEFLIEMLELCDNRMVLFDKDKRKKAEQELLDQNKEMLELCDNRMLLFEKDKRKKAVQVQKLLSLVDSISRNCNGKPFADELFHELQELLDQNKEVEALKGYDTMQQVYFRKQVGNKEGEVNDNESGKEKQVSVAD
- the LOC108860073 gene encoding serine/threonine-protein kinase BSK6-like isoform X1, whose translation is MGCICFKPLQSSSSLSNKSTLIDQRENNDDNDGSSCPSFREFSLEQLRVATDGFSAGNIVSEHNEKVPNIVYKGRLKDGRKIAVKRFQRLSWPDSSKFIEAAQAVGRCRSEYMANLIGCCSNGHERLLVAEYMPNGTLAKHLFHWEKRPMKWEMRLKVALHTARALDYCNNKGLHLYHDLNTYRILFDKVGNPRLSCFGLMKSSREGRSYSTNLAFAPPEYLRLGIVMPESVIFSFGTLLLDLMSGRHIPPNHALDMFRGKNYLVLMDSALDGQYSDEDRTELIHLASRCLRFEPDERPSIKFLLMALSRLEKGEELFPNIKVDKNPVSVSSKTLPYTKPATKKKPLRLTPFGEACWRVDLSGIHELLEKLGYGEDVVVTNEFSFEMWTGRMQENTDYKKHGDAAFRAKDFETAIEFYTEFMSGASVVSPTVLTRRCLCYLMCDMFSEALTDAMQAQLASPEGSTALHLQAACLLKLGMVAEAKEALRHGSSLEAF
- the LOC108860073 gene encoding serine/threonine-protein kinase BSK6-like isoform X2 — encoded protein: MGCICFKPLQSSSSLSNKSTLIDQRENNDDNDGSSCPSFREFSLEQLRVATDGFSAGNIVSEHNEKVPNIVYKGRLKDGRKIAVKRFQRLSWPDSSKFIEAAQAVGRCRSEYMANLIGCCSNGHERLLVAEYMPNGTLAKHLFHWEKRPMKWEMRLKVALHTARALDYCNNKGLHLYHDLNTYRILFDKVGNPRLSCFGLMKSSREGRSYSTNLAFAPPEYLRLGIVMPESVIFSFGTLLLDLMSGRHIPPNHALDMFRGKNYLVLMDSALDGQYSDEDRTELIHLASRCLRFEPDERPSIKFLLMALSRLEKGEELFPNIKVDKNPTLPYTKPATKKKPLRLTPFGEACWRVDLSGIHELLEKLGYGEDVVVTNEFSFEMWTGRMQENTDYKKHGDAAFRAKDFETAIEFYTEFMSGASVVSPTVLTRRCLCYLMCDMFSEALTDAMQAQLASPEGSTALHLQAACLLKLGMVAEAKEALRHGSSLEAF